The genomic interval GCTATtccatattaatatttaaaaactgaaTGCCTCTTGTTAATAATTGTGTAATATGACCACCTATGAAAcgttaaaaataatcaattgaaGAGCAGTGCCAATAACTTTAAGTtatttatatagtattatattttattattcccattttaattgtatttttcaaaGTTGTTTTGTAATATAGTTAATATAGTATGTGTTTTGTCACAGTGGATATGTGCATTACTGTatatagattattttattttttagatggTGAAATTACAAGAGTTATTCAAAACGTTTTACCTTAGCAAACACAGCGGACGCAAGTTACAATGGCAACCAAACCTAGTTCATTGCGTCATGAAAGCCTCCTTTAAAAAGGtattacagtcaactctcccaataccttTGGGCTAACcgaatatgtctggttttccggaaagtctggtattcagaatgtgtatttaatggtaaaaatgaatttgggaccttttggacctcaagaaaaaagtctggttttgggagagttttcagagagtctggtattgggagagttgattgtataatattaaaaaatgtattgtcccccaaaatatgaaaaataaagatgagtaaaatccaattttgaataggccattttttagatttaatcaagttattcaaTTCTTAGCCGATTCCCTgtttaattgtaataactatatgaaaaattaattgattatttttttatatgaaatgtttGCTGTTATTCGGTCATGTGCTgtcataatttattttgtatttatgtttttttttcttttccttaGAGTATGAGAGAACTCAGCGTATCATCATTATTCCAAACTCTTGTATTACTTATGTTTAATGAAAGTACAGAGTGCACATTAGAAGACATTAAACAGGCAACAGGAATTGGTAAGCTTGTATGGTGACTTGGTTGTGAAGTGCCTGCCTTCCAATCCTAtggtccggggttcaatcctgatctaGCTCCAATGTTGTAACGTACTCTTTTAACTCGACTGCTtcagcctcaaatgagactaaagttctgtctacactatcaaagaaaatgtgatgtgcccaatatggtagtgatatgacatcgtcgtgtccatatttgggcacatcaatttttttttttcacattaagttcaatagtgtagacagagcttttgtttataattaaattatagtttatctatcctatcctatttttttttttatttcttgttgttggatgtgtttaaaaaaaaatttgtaattataaagaattcctaaatttataaaattccTCACCTAAAATAGGCTAGAAAATCATTTTTAGGCTAGTATACACAGCTAAATGTTTACAggatttttttataatttttttcagaGGATAGTGAGCTCCGAAGAACACTTCAGTCTCTTGCTTGCGGCAAGGCTCGGGTGATACTTAAAACTCCCAAGGTAAGGATTCAATTTAACagtgttaacatttttaaatacgttTTTCATTCttctaaaaattgtaattttatttttattttattttagagtaAAGATGTGTTTGATGGTGATAAGTTTGTTTACAATACTCCCGACAGTTTCTGTCCCATTTTACGATCTCTAAAGACTAGAATATTGATTAATAGATTTTTGATTGATATAATTGATTGATAGATtattggttgattgattgattattgatttattgataGATTGAGGAGCAAGTGAATACACAGGAACGCGTCTTCCAAGACCGACAGTATCAAATTGATGCAGCAATTGTGCGCATCATGAAGATGAGGAAGAAGCTAAGTCACGCACTATTGGTCTCAGAGCTCTATAACCAGTTGAAGTTTCCAGTAAAGGTAAGTGCTGTTTTTGTCACTTTTTATTCCCAGTGTGCagatgtttgtttgtttatggtTGATTACTACACAACCAATcatattctttatattttgcttcactttttttgttttgcctttattttttatatacatttcattttttatgtgcTTTTAATTTTTCATAAGGAGGCACTTGCATCATTCCTTTTCAGTTTCAATTCCACGTATtcctaaataattaaaataaataagataaataaTTCATTCAAATCATTTTGTATCTTTATTTTGGACTTTAAATTCATAGAAAACAGcacataaataacaaaagtcAATCCACAAATTAGACATGAGTTTAACTTAACTTGACAACAAAAGCTCTTTCATTTTTTAACCTAACCTAATATTTTGTACGAAgctatataaaaatgttctcgTAAATTTGGTAAATAAAGAGTACATTAAATTTTAGATGAGTGAAATTTATTACAGATTTTAAATATAGAAGTGATTGTTAAGCTCTGCTACAAAATGtattgtgcccaaatatggtagtgatatgacatcatcatgtccatatatgagcacatcacattttgttgtcacaaagttagatagtgtagacagagcttaactcgGCAAGTTTTCACGATTGGAGCATGCATCCTTACATGTTGCTTTTTCTGCTTGCTTAGTACCTACTTGCTTATATATGTTTGTAGTACTATGATgaataaagtatttttttcttttgtgtgcttgtgttttttcttcattttctgACAGCAACCTTAATCAATGCTTGGAGAtctaacataaaataaataaggaaaataataattgtagtagtagtaatgGGTTGCATATGTAAGCTAGGTTGTGAATATGGTTATATTATATGGTCATCATAGTGTCATATGATGTCCCATCATGTCTAGGAGGGTCGCGTCACTTATGGTCGCAACCTCCCCTGTAGGATTACATATCCTGTAGGATTACATGTCCTGTAGAATCACATGTCCTGTAGGATTACATGTCCTGTAACCCAACAatttctaatttaaatttaaaaaaatattattaaatattagcaTGAATCAAACTAAATATAGGTAGATTTCACTAATTAACCTGATTTTACCCAgaatgcatttgtttttattcgcAGCCAACAGATTTGAAGAAACGAATAGAAAGCTTGATAGAGCGCGATTACATGGAACGAGATAAGGACAGTTCCAATCAGTACCATTACGTAGCATAGacaattatatacaaattcacACAGCAAATAAATAAGATTGTGTGTGTTCTATGGCAGTTGAAGGAAGGTTGCTGTGGATGTGGgatgactaaagctctgtccacactatcaaactagtgtgatgtgcccaaatatggtagtgatatgccaaaatatgatagtgatatgatgtcatcgtctccatgtatgggcacataacattttgttgtcattaTAAAGTTTgaatgtgtagacagagcttaatcgTACAGAgacaataatcattattatatacatatgtatGCTTACACATCGATGTGGTCATGGCTTCTGCTTGTTTCCACTTGGATGCAACGCAATGACTTAAAGAGCACCACAAGTAATCATCCAATCTAGCGCTTGTGATAGGTCAAcagtgcccatatatggacttgatgTCATACCcataccatatttaggcacatcacacttttttttgtcaaactagtttgacagtgtagacaaggcttaagcaTTCACAGATTATCATGAAATCATCAGGTGATTGGTAACATTGTTGCATCATACCATCCAAAGGTCATCCATGTGGTTGGAACGGTGACCTGATTATGTTTAATATCACAAAAACTTGACCGCTGTGTATTTTCTGGACAATTTCGTCCTTCTACGGCTGCTGTGAAATACTTTGATATTATTTGCTTCTTTGGTATTTAAGAATTTCTGTGACAACTTATccaattataaatgtatttttttgtttatccGTAATCAAAATGGCGCTCGAATAGCCTTAAGTTGTGTTTACATTAAGCCTGGATTTGGTTCCATGGCAGGAGTATGAAATGCGTTAGTGTGAACAGATGTATTATAAAGCTTGATTCCTACTATGACTCAACGCAGTGAAGATATTTAGAGCACTCAAAAGCGAACAACAACCGgttacgtcattgtgttgctcacttctgattggtcaaattacctaCGTTGCAGGTTACGTCATTCTTTTGCttgcttctgattggtcaaattaccgACGTAGCCGGTTACGTCATTGTGTTTCTcacttctgattggtcaaattacctaCGTTGCGGgttacgtcattgtgttgctcgcttctgattggtcaaattaccttCGTTGCGGgttacgtcattgtgttgcgcCTCGGTGAGAACCACAATTTGTCACAATTCTTTATCTGGCCACTGTATCGGAATTTGAACTCACTGTGTGAATGCAGCTTTATGACGGTATTGCCATAATGATTATGGAAAGTACTTGCACGTGTAAACGACGCATAACGGTATATGATAAGAAAGAATGTACCTTGTAATAAATGCGCTTTTATAAAtgcttgttattatttattactaggGATCACCAAGATTGGAGGGATTGGGGTGGGTGTGGGCTTGTAGTGCGAACAGTGCAGGATCTGGACAAGCTTTTCGGTACTTTCTAGTACTACTGTAAAACGTATGACATAAACTTTAATACCGTATGCGATTTGTCTAATCTCAAAGAACCATAGGCCCAATCATACATTTAGTGCCGAGACCTTTTTCAATTATTAAGTAATTGTTATGTAACCACCGCCATCATGTCACTTATACTTCTTAAGTTCTAGGAAGCTGTCGATTCGCGACGAATATGGGGTTAGGGTTAACTACAATACGCATAATGGGTTGTCGGTCGTCGCCTGAACCTAGAAACCGCCACACAACTGAGTGTCGTCGAGGAATGGCGTAATGCctggtttccactagagacgcGACACAACGAAGtaaagggatttgaccaatcacaagagatGGAGTTATTCGAccgtcgcttgtcattggtcaactcgtttgcgttgcgtctacgtccttgcgttgcgttctagtgggaaccaaactttaggAAGCGCTTATGCCTACCAACGTCCctgcatgcgcacaatgaattaGCTCGACTTTACTTGCTTGTCAgtcgtcgcaaatcgaaagctttCTACTGGCACCACCACGGCGATCCATACACTATGGCTTTCTTAGTTTCTTACTTACCCGGGTGGTGAGTTGGATTTGCTAACTTTGGTGGGCGGGTCACAAACTTACTCGGGTACGATAAATAAGTCTGACGGGGTTACATGTTAACAACTCTCTGATTAAACTAACATTTACACTAATCATAATTTGGTTTGCGCCTTATAATCATTGTTTAACAGGtttaacgtttttttgttttaccaATTAAAGGCAACGGCGGGTTTTAAATTGGATTTAGACGTATACTTCACATGTTCCAGAGTGTagatattgtttatatattggGTTCAATAACTGGTGTAGCTAATTAACAATGtataacaatattcaataattagCCAATGAATAAGATTAACTAGAACTAATAAAAATCTGTGTAAAAAAGTGACTTCGGAAATGTACTGAATATTGTAGCCTTTATTTTAGTATTACATTTCAGAAAAcgaaaaaaactaaaaaatttgtTCACGACGTCGTACGTACGTTTCTCGGAGAATAATTATAGATATTTGTGTGTTGGTTTTTCatgaaaattgttaaatattatagCAATACTGATAAAGcttgaacgcaacgcaaggacgtaaacgcaacgcaagcgttttaaccaatgacaagccaagttatagacagttagcaatcacaagcgaataagccatcgcttgtgattggtcaattcacttgcgttgcgttacgtccctgtgttgcgtcgctagtgggaaccacgctttatattCCGGTACTGCGTTTTGTATTACGTATGTAGTCAAAATCTCAGTACTGCATAATATTACTAAATGATAAGTGTTGTTACGTTAAATCAAGCAGTGGTGGAGGTTTGACGCCAGAGAGAGTTGTTGGGTACACCAGAGAGAGTTTTTGGGTGTCAGAGAGAGTTGTTGGGTGTCAGGGAGAGAGAGTTGTTGGGTACCAGAGAGAGTTGTTGGATGAGGGAGTTGTTGGGTGCCATATTGCACTAAGCCAAACGTTGTGGCACCTTTTAATTCCCCTCtatccattttattttattaattttagcaacattaaaacaatacaaaacttgAGTGTGCCAAGGAGTGGCAAAAGAGGTCAAAGGACCACTGTCGCCATAAGGCAGCACTCAAAGCatacatacataaaacaatgtaaatatgtaatattaataccatAATTGTATACATTAAAGAGGCATAGTGTTTTTAAAGTGGTCcattaacatgtttttaaattgtacccAACTTCCGCATACAAAGGCGTCTTTAATATTGACCGGTATTGAATTCCACAAACAAATAAATCTGGTTGGGATACAATGCTTTCCACTATCAGTTTTGGATGCAAGGTGTTTAAAAGTTAGAACATCCAAATGCCTACAATTGATAgtcaacatatttaaaataaaactattctattctgtaatttatataatatatttgtaacaaaaataacggTAAAATAATCTCGATTTGATTCAGCTGTCATCAAATTCAGTCTAGTTAATCGGTCAGAATATGGCTGATCTAAGATTCGTTGATGAAGGATAAATCGACTTGCCATTCTTTGAATTTTCTCTATCTTATTAATATGACATTGACGATAAGGATACCAAACAGGGGAGCAATATTGGATATGGGGAAGAACAAGACATTTATAAAGTTTAAGTAAAACAGATGTAGAACAACCTGTGgcaattaggcctaatatagcCAATAGCTGAATGCGGGATGATTCAGGTGTGACGGGTCGAATCGGCCCACTTTTTAGGCCGATATAATGTCTGACTAAGAGTGGCTTCTAATTTCATTAGACTCTCGGTaggtttttatgatataaaatattgtaaagtaCATTACATTCTAAcattttgaatgttttgttattttgggAGGATTTTTAATTGTTCGCGCTTtacttttatgtaatttattttcaagaaGGAGTGTAGAAGTCTAAGTACAAACAAAGAGGGTTGCAATCATATTTACTTCTTTCTAATTAGACCTACAACACCAGAAAACATGGTGTTGTTCATCTTAAAAACAAACCATTAAACATTCTTACCACCACAAATCAAGACATTCAATTGAACAACAGGAGAAATGATATAACATACTTTTGTAAGCTTTTACAAAACATGACAATTTACCAGACGACTATGAAATGCAGGATTAAGTCCTATTCCAAACTTGAGGACGGAAAATAACTGATATGAAATAATAATCATCAATAAGCGTCTATTATTTCGATATATTTACACGAACAAAACAAGAACAAAGATACCGATGtatattaaaaatcaatatcaaCGAGATTCTGTTCTGCTAGTTGCTATTGTGTAGTGTGActgctaataaatattcattaaaattagGATAAAATTGCTGGTGGTAGAcaacattaattatttcaataatgcggtacttttt from Antedon mediterranea chromosome 5, ecAntMedi1.1, whole genome shotgun sequence carries:
- the LOC140049023 gene encoding LOW QUALITY PROTEIN: cullin-4A-like (The sequence of the model RefSeq protein was modified relative to this genomic sequence to represent the inferred CDS: substituted 3 bases at 3 genomic stop codons); this encodes MGQPTNELVCKCLQLYNYRGITLSSCESNSILTEIQEALGKIIAKYVDSKLKTGNKEATEEELERLLDKILVIFRFIHGKDVFEAFYKKGLAKRLLVSKSASVDAEKSMLTKLKQECGGAFTSKLEGMFKDMELSKDIMVAFKQHMQHQSVPGNIEMTVNILTMGYWPTYTPMEVHLPSNMVKLQELFKTFYLSKHSGRKLQWQPNLVHCVMKASFKKSMRELSVSSLFQTLVLLMFNESTECTLEDIKQATGIEDSELRRTLQSLACGKARVILKTPKSKDVFDGDKFVYNTPDNYWLIDXLLIYXXIEEQVNTQERVFQDRQYQIDAAIVRIMKMRKKLSHALLVSELYNQLKFPVKPTDLKKRIESLIERDYMERDKDSSNQYHYVA